From Heteronotia binoei isolate CCM8104 ecotype False Entrance Well chromosome 3, APGP_CSIRO_Hbin_v1, whole genome shotgun sequence, a single genomic window includes:
- the LOC132568923 gene encoding P2Y purinoceptor 8-like produces MDHNHSKLDNETLAMLRNPTVMSTLPLLYLLVVLISIPGNVFSIWIFFFHIKPKTPSVIFMINLSITDLALACCLPLQIAYHLNGNNWVYSNNLCSAVTVMFYANMYSSILTMTSISLERYLGVVYPMKLIKWRRKRYAVVGCLVMWASLLLALFPLAKTDLTYKVKELNITTCFDVLKWSMLPSRLAWAVFLLSLFFLFFLIPFTVTVACYIGIIRKLVQASSRYGNGQKTRSIYLAVIVLLVFITCFAPNNFVLLVHMICRLYMDKSFYHIYKLTLGLSCLNNCIDPFIYYFASKEFYQTFMQVMGKKVLLSDSAEVRRDSVFSVNGRTMSARSMSSGPGEALAITKPFLQRNESVF; encoded by the coding sequence ATGGACCACAATCATTCCAAGTTGGATAATGAAACCCTGGCCATGCTTAGGAACCCAACTGTCATGAGCACATTGCCACTTTTGTACTTACTGGTGGTTTTAATCAGCATCCCTGGGAATGTTTTCTccatttggattttcttcttTCACATCAAGCCCAAAACACCTTCCGTCATCTTCATGATTAACCTTAGTATCACAGATCTAGCACTGGCTTGCTGTCTTCCCTTACAAATTGCCTATCATCTCAATGGGAACAATTGGGTGTATAGCAACAACTTGTGTAGTGCTGTAACGGTGATGTTTTATGCAAACATGTATTCCTCAATACTTACAATGACCAGCATCAGCTTGGAGCGCTACTTGGGAGTGGTGTACCCAATGAAGCTAATCAAATGGAGAAGAAAGAGATATGCAGTAGTAGGCTGCTTGGTAATGTGGGCTTCCCTACTATTAGCCCTGTTTCCACTTGCAAAGACAGACCTGACTTATAAAGTGAAAGAACTAaatatcacaacttgctttgatGTCCTCAAGTGGAGCATGCTTCCTAGTCGACTGGCATGGGCAGTTTTCCTCCTAtcactcttctttctcttcttcctgatCCCGTTCACAGTGACAGTGGCTTGCTACATTGGCATTATTCGGAAGCTTGTTCAGGCATCTTCTAGATACGGCAATGGGCAGAAGACACGGTCAATCTACTTGGCTGTAATTGTCCTCTTGGTTTTCATCACTTGCTTTGCCCCCAACAACTTTGTACTGCTTGTTCACATGATCTGCCGCCTCTACATGGACAAGAGTTTCTACCACATTTACAAACTCACCTTGGGGCTCAGCTGCCTCAACAACTGCATAGATCCATTCATTTACTATTTTGCATCCAAAGAGTTTTACCAGACATTCATGCAGGTAATGGGCAAGAAGGTGCTGCTGAGTGACAGTGCAGAGGTCAGGAGAGATAGTGTGTTTTCAGTCAATGGCAGGACAATGTCAGCAAGATCCATGTCAAGTGGCCCTGGGGAAGCATTGGCTATTACTAAACCATTTTTGCAAAGGAATGAAAGTGTTTTTTAA